The genomic interval GCACTCGAAGACGAGTTCGTCGTGGACTTGCAGCAGCATCCGTGCTTCGAGCTTGGTTTCGCGCAGCTTGCGGTCGACCTCAATCATGGCGAGCTTCATGATATCGGCGGCGGTTCCCTGCATGGGGTGGTTCATCGCGGTGCGCTCACCGAAGGCGCGCAAGTTGAAGTTGGGGCTCTTGAGCTCGGGGATCCGTCGCTTACGCCCGAACAGCGTGCTCGCATAGCCCAGCCTGTGCGCCGAGGCGACGGTCTCATCGAGATACGCCCGCACACGGGGGTACGCCGCGTAGTAGCGGTCGATCATGTCCTGCGCCTCGCCGTGCCCGATCTTGAGCGAGTCGGCGAGTCCATGAGCGCTCTGGCCATACACGATGCCGAAGTTCACGGCCTTGGCCTTCGCCCGATACCCTTGCGGCACATCCTCCACCGGCACGCCAAAGACGCGCGAGGCCGTCACCGCGTGGAAGTCCCTGCCATCGGTGAACGCTTCGATCAGCCCCTGGTCGCCCGACAGGTGAGCGAGGATCCGCAACTCGATCTGCGAATAGTCGGCGGCCACGATCAAATCGCCTTCGATCGCCGGAACGAATGCTGCCCGGATGCGGCGACCTAGCTCGGTGCGCACCGGGATGTTCTGCAGGTTCGGCGCGCTGCTGGAGAGACGACCGGTGGCTGCGACGGTCTGGTTGAAGGTGGTATGGATCCGTCCGTCGGCTGCGACCAGCGCTGGCAGAGCATCGATATACGTCGACTTGAGTTTGGCGAGCTCGCGATATGCGACTACCTCCTCCGCGATCGGGTGCATGGGCGCGAGTGCCGCGAGCACGCTGGCGTCGGTGGAATAGCCCGTCTTCTTGCGCTTCTGCGTCGGCAGGCCGAGCTTCTCGAAGAGCACCTCCGAGAGCTGCTTGGGCGAGTCGATGCAGAACTCGCCGCCAGCATACCCGTAGATGGCGGTAGCGATTCCCTCGAGGCGCCCGGCGACCTCCTCGCCGAGTTCAAGCAGGACCTGCGTGTCGAGACCCACTCCGGTCCGCTCCATGCGCGAGAGTATCGGGACCAGCGGCATCTCGATGCGCTCGAACACATCCGCCGAACCATCCTCATGCAACCGAGACGCAAGTATGGGGGCGACCTCCGCGGCGAGTCGTGACTCATGGCTGGCCATGTTTTCACGCCCAGGACCAGCCGGGATGTGGCCGGGAAGTAGGTCTGCGGCCAGCGCATCGAGCTGATACGAGTTGCGGTTCGACTCGAGCAGATAGGCCGCGATCCCGCAATCGAAAGTCCGTTCTGGCCCGAACGCCTCAATGGCCGCATCGAAGCTCCCACCCGCTTCCGGCGGGCAAAGTGCGTGCACCGTGGCCTTCCAGTCCCCGCAAGCGATCCGTGCCGAACCGCCGAGTAACGCGGTCAGCGCGCCCTCGGCAGCATCGCCGGTCACGAGCGTGACTTCTCGGCGGGTAGGGTCGGCGAGGGCAAGATCGCATCGGGACGCGAAGAGTGAGTCGCAGGTGCCGTCGTCGAACGCGATGCCGAGCCACCCATCGGTAGCGGCCCACTGTGCCACGAGCCCGGTCGTTGCTTGCGAGGCGGTCTGCCGCCAGACGTCGGTCGGAGCCGCAGGCTTGACGCCCGCCATCGACGCCGAAGCATCCTGATGCCCGCTGGCGAGCACTCGGCCGATAACCGCCTGCGAGAAGCGCAGCGCCGCGAAAGCCTCGGCAACGCGCGCTGGGTCGAACTTGCCCCAGCTCACCGAGGTCAGGTCGAGATCGATAGGCACGTCTCGGCGGATCGTCGCGACCAGACGGCTGACACGCGCGTCCTCGGCGTAAAGTTGTAGATTCTCGCCAAGCTTGCCCTTGATCGACCCGGCCGCCGAAAGAACGGCCTCCAGCGTTCCATACTCGGCGATGAGCTTGGCGGCGGTCTTCTCGCCAACTCCCTTGACCCCGGGGATGTTGTCCGAGGTATCACCCTTCAAGCCGAGATAATCCGGTATCTGCTCAGGGGTCACTCCGTAGCGCTCCAACACTGCAGACGAGTCGTAGATGACGATATCTGCGATGCCTTTGCGTGTGGTGACGACCTTGACGTGATCGCTGACGAGCTGGAGTGCGTCACGGTCCCCGGTCACCAGCAGGGCTTGGGCACCGAGCTCCTCGGCGAGTCGCGCAATCGTGCCCAGCACGTCATCGCCCTCCCAGCCATCGGCCTCGATCACCGGCACTGCAAGCGCCTCGAGCAGTTCCTTTATCATCGGGAACTGCACTCGAAGCTCATCGGGGGTCTTGGGCCTATGCGCCTTGTAGCAGGCCAGAGCCTCTTCCCGGAACGCGGGGCGCCCTCGGTCGAAAGCCACCACCACTCCTTGTGGCTCGAGGTCTTGGACGATCTTGAGTAGCATGGAGATGAAACCGAATGCGGCGTTGGTCGGCCGGCCGTCCGGTGCGGTCATCGTGGGAGGCAAGGCGTGGA from Actinomycetota bacterium carries:
- the polA gene encoding DNA polymerase I gives rise to the protein MEGRFTDPIVAIDGNSLLHRAFHALPPTMTAPDGRPTNAAFGFISMLLKIVQDLEPQGVVVAFDRGRPAFREEALACYKAHRPKTPDELRVQFPMIKELLEALAVPVIEADGWEGDDVLGTIARLAEELGAQALLVTGDRDALQLVSDHVKVVTTRKGIADIVIYDSSAVLERYGVTPEQIPDYLGLKGDTSDNIPGVKGVGEKTAAKLIAEYGTLEAVLSAAGSIKGKLGENLQLYAEDARVSRLVATIRRDVPIDLDLTSVSWGKFDPARVAEAFAALRFSQAVIGRVLASGHQDASASMAGVKPAAPTDVWRQTASQATTGLVAQWAATDGWLGIAFDDGTCDSLFASRCDLALADPTRREVTLVTGDAAEGALTALLGGSARIACGDWKATVHALCPPEAGGSFDAAIEAFGPERTFDCGIAAYLLESNRNSYQLDALAADLLPGHIPAGPGRENMASHESRLAAEVAPILASRLHEDGSADVFERIEMPLVPILSRMERTGVGLDTQVLLELGEEVAGRLEGIATAIYGYAGGEFCIDSPKQLSEVLFEKLGLPTQKRKKTGYSTDASVLAALAPMHPIAEEVVAYRELAKLKSTYIDALPALVAADGRIHTTFNQTVAATGRLSSSAPNLQNIPVRTELGRRIRAAFVPAIEGDLIVAADYSQIELRILAHLSGDQGLIEAFTDGRDFHAVTASRVFGVPVEDVPQGYRAKAKAVNFGIVYGQSAHGLADSLKIGHGEAQDMIDRYYAAYPRVRAYLDETVASAHRLGYASTLFGRKRRIPELKSPNFNLRAFGERTAMNHPMQGTAADIMKLAMIEVDRKLRETKLEARMLLQVHDELVFECPAQELQALTTLAEEAMAGVAELAVPLEVGVAAGKNWAVAK